A genomic stretch from Flavobacterium humidisoli includes:
- a CDS encoding alpha/beta hydrolase: protein MQKFKLILVLFFNILVMQSQQYQVDTSYTIKSTYAKLIKKHPFITIPEIKANPNVKEMFDLVYNKEQDRVLHFDAFINTKNKKNPAVIMIHGGGWRSGNKNQMQFIGKEIAAKGYSCFAIEYRLSLEAKYPKGVIDVKNAIKFIKDNAAKFNVDPNKIAVLGCSSGGQMAALIGTTNNNPLFEDQNFKSHSSSKVHAIIDVDGVLAFKHPESSEGDMAAFWLGGKSDEIPENWKNASALSHTDKNTPPVLYICSSVPRFHAGRDDMIQILNNYKIYNEVQTIPDSPHSFWFYDPWFTQTITYSVRFLDKIFK, encoded by the coding sequence ATGCAGAAATTTAAATTAATCTTAGTGTTGTTTTTTAATATCCTTGTAATGCAAAGCCAGCAGTACCAAGTAGATACATCGTATACGATAAAAAGTACTTATGCTAAATTAATTAAGAAGCATCCGTTTATTACAATTCCAGAAATAAAAGCAAATCCAAATGTCAAAGAAATGTTTGATCTAGTTTACAATAAAGAACAAGATCGTGTTTTGCATTTTGATGCTTTTATCAACACAAAAAACAAAAAAAATCCGGCAGTGATTATGATTCACGGCGGAGGTTGGAGATCAGGAAACAAAAACCAGATGCAGTTTATAGGGAAAGAAATTGCAGCAAAAGGCTATTCTTGTTTTGCAATCGAATACAGATTATCATTAGAAGCAAAATATCCTAAAGGTGTTATTGATGTCAAGAATGCGATAAAATTTATTAAAGACAATGCGGCAAAATTTAATGTAGATCCAAACAAAATTGCGGTTTTAGGCTGTTCTTCGGGAGGGCAAATGGCAGCTTTGATTGGTACAACAAATAATAATCCGCTTTTTGAGGATCAAAATTTTAAAAGTCATTCTTCTTCAAAAGTCCACGCCATAATAGATGTTGACGGAGTTTTGGCATTCAAGCATCCAGAATCATCAGAAGGAGATATGGCGGCATTTTGGTTAGGAGGAAAATCAGATGAAATACCAGAAAACTGGAAAAATGCTTCGGCACTAAGTCATACAGACAAAAATACGCCACCCGTATTATACATCTGCAGCAGTGTCCCGAGATTTCATGCCGGAAGAGATGACATGATTCAGATTTTGAACAATTACAAAATCTACAATGAAGTACAGACCATTCCAGATTCGCCACATTCATTTTGGTTTTACGATCCTTGGTTTACACAAACAATCACGTACAGCGTACGATTTTTAGATAAAATTTTTAAATAA
- a CDS encoding DUF4861 family protein — protein MKAKITTAILFFAGLTAINAQKYDIKTNKTYAEISAKTDGKWEGRKYKGGTVFKNVDRLKLAPEHTDHSFDIRYEGPGWENNRIGYRLYLDWRNAIDIFGKKTSENILPIVGQDGFDSYHNMSDWGADILKAGKGIGIGSIDRYLNSEKLHFREVDSTIATVANKSNESTVKVNYYGWKTASDKINFVSELTIKPDQLYTQHTIKASQAIQGICTGIVKTKTAELLKKESKNKKWAYLATYGEQSLVPDKLGMAIFYEISTIENIADTDLDYLLVFKPTTKAVTFYLLGAWEQEVNGIKTKEEFAQYLDKQLEILNKKGKM, from the coding sequence ATGAAAGCAAAAATCACCACAGCAATTTTATTTTTCGCGGGTTTAACTGCCATAAATGCGCAGAAATACGATATTAAGACAAACAAAACTTACGCCGAAATATCAGCAAAAACAGATGGAAAATGGGAAGGAAGAAAGTATAAAGGCGGAACTGTTTTTAAAAATGTGGACCGATTAAAATTGGCTCCTGAGCATACAGATCACTCTTTCGACATTCGTTACGAAGGGCCAGGATGGGAAAATAACAGAATTGGATATCGTTTGTACTTAGACTGGAGAAATGCTATTGATATCTTCGGAAAAAAGACTTCAGAGAATATTCTTCCAATTGTAGGGCAAGACGGATTTGATTCTTATCATAATATGAGCGATTGGGGAGCTGATATCTTAAAAGCTGGAAAAGGAATCGGAATTGGTTCTATCGACCGTTACTTAAACAGCGAAAAATTACATTTCCGTGAAGTAGATTCAACAATTGCGACAGTGGCTAATAAGTCGAACGAATCTACAGTAAAAGTAAATTACTATGGATGGAAAACAGCGTCAGACAAAATAAACTTTGTTTCAGAATTGACAATCAAACCAGATCAGTTGTATACGCAACATACAATTAAAGCTTCGCAAGCAATACAAGGAATCTGTACAGGAATTGTAAAGACAAAAACGGCTGAATTGCTTAAAAAAGAAAGTAAAAATAAAAAATGGGCATATTTGGCAACTTACGGAGAACAATCTTTGGTTCCAGACAAGTTAGGAATGGCAATTTTTTATGAAATTAGTACTATCGAAAATATTGCAGATACAGATTTAGATTATCTTTTAGTTTTTAAACCCACTACAAAAGCAGTCACTTTTTATCTTTTAGGTGCTTGGGAACAAGAGGTAAACGGAATCAAAACAAAAGAAGAATTTGCACAATATTTAGACAAACAATTAGAAATACTGAACAAAAAAGGTAAAATGTAA
- a CDS encoding glycoside hydrolase family 88/105 protein translates to MRKSLWTKLIFGNILVLLLIFGNKVNAQNQVVTENNIIPYDLKWSERTALSILNKYPNAWQLDGNEKPKWDYKMGFVLSGFEKLYQKTNNKKYLNYIKEYVDGMIDSTGSIKKYNIKEYNIDCLNPGKLLFHLYDITKDSRYLQIIGQLRNQLESQPRTPSGGFWHKQIYPNQMWIDGLYMAEPFYAEFTVKYEKGKSLDDIAKQFELVQNHIVDQKTGLVYQAWDESKEIAWADKQTGTSPTIWGRGIGWYMVALVETLDYFPKSHPKHKVLVGYLNQIAKNVNQYKSETELWYQVADKPELYGNYVEPSASGMIIYAFAKGANKGYLASSYKTTAKKSFDSFVNEFVKVDKKGEVNVLNVSSNVGLGGKPFRDGTNSYYLLSKTKENGAIGLGAFLLSAIELDK, encoded by the coding sequence ATGCGTAAATCTCTTTGGACAAAGCTCATTTTTGGAAACATTCTGGTTTTACTGTTGATTTTTGGAAATAAAGTCAATGCACAAAATCAAGTAGTTACAGAAAACAATATTATTCCTTACGACTTAAAATGGTCGGAACGAACAGCGCTTTCTATTTTAAATAAATATCCGAATGCTTGGCAGCTTGACGGAAATGAAAAACCAAAATGGGATTATAAAATGGGTTTTGTATTGTCGGGGTTTGAAAAATTATATCAAAAAACAAACAATAAAAAATACCTTAATTACATCAAAGAATATGTTGATGGAATGATTGACAGTACGGGAAGCATCAAAAAATATAATATTAAAGAATATAATATTGATTGTTTAAATCCAGGAAAACTGCTGTTTCATTTATATGATATAACAAAAGATTCTCGCTATCTGCAGATTATTGGACAGCTTCGAAATCAGTTAGAAAGTCAGCCGAGAACCCCAAGCGGAGGATTTTGGCACAAACAGATTTATCCAAATCAAATGTGGATTGACGGTTTGTATATGGCAGAACCTTTTTATGCGGAGTTTACTGTTAAGTACGAAAAAGGAAAAAGTCTAGATGATATTGCTAAACAATTTGAATTGGTTCAGAATCATATTGTAGATCAAAAAACAGGTTTGGTTTACCAAGCGTGGGATGAAAGTAAAGAGATTGCGTGGGCAGATAAACAGACAGGAACTTCGCCTACAATTTGGGGAAGGGGAATTGGATGGTACATGGTAGCTTTGGTTGAAACGCTAGATTATTTTCCGAAATCGCATCCAAAACATAAAGTTTTGGTGGGTTATTTGAATCAGATTGCCAAAAACGTAAATCAATACAAAAGCGAAACAGAACTTTGGTATCAAGTAGCCGATAAACCAGAATTGTATGGAAATTACGTAGAGCCATCAGCTTCTGGAATGATTATTTATGCTTTTGCAAAAGGAGCCAACAAAGGTTATTTGGCTTCAAGCTACAAAACAACAGCCAAGAAATCATTTGACAGTTTTGTAAACGAATTTGTGAAAGTAGATAAAAAAGGAGAAGTAAATGTTTTGAATGTTTCATCAAATGTAGGTTTGGGCGGAAAACCATTCCGAGATGGAACAAACAGTTATTATCTACTTTCTAAAACAAAAGAAAACGGTGCAATAGGATTGGGAGCTTTTTTATTGAGTGCAATCGAATTGGATAAATAA